A window of Lepidochelys kempii isolate rLepKem1 chromosome 1, rLepKem1.hap2, whole genome shotgun sequence contains these coding sequences:
- the IFNG gene encoding interferon gamma: protein MTPQIYLFILLSISSCFGCFFCQSILPKIEEDIEKLKADFNSSQSDVADGGSIFTERLKSWTETTEKKIILSQIISMYLKMFKNIDLATSELHVKNIHNALYTLNNSLTESFKKVNDLMELARLPMNDSKIQRKAVNELFPTLQKLLLDHPTTHVKRKRSQSQKRKCRC, encoded by the exons ATGACTCCTCAGATTTATCTCTTCATCCTTCTATCTATCAGCTCTTGTTTTGGATGTTTCTTTTGTCAATCAATTCTTCCTAAAATAGAAGAAGATATAGAAAAACTCAAAGCTGACTTT AATTCAAGTCAGTCAGATGTAGCTGATGGCGGATCTATTTTCACAGAAAGACTGAAAAGTTGGACAGAG acaactgaaaaaaaaatcatactcaGCCAGATCATTTCCATGTActtgaaaatgtttaaaaatattgaccTGGCTACGAGTGAACTGCACGTCAAGAACATACACAATGCCCTGTATACGCTGAACAACAGCCTAACTGAAAGCTTCAAAAAAGTAAATGACCTAATGGAGTTGGCAAGACTTCCG ATGAATGATTCGAAAATCCAACGCAAAGCTGTTAATGAACTTTTCCCCACCTTACAAAAACTACTACTGGACCATCCAACTACTCACGTAAAGAGAAAAAGGAGCCAAAGTCAGAAAAGGAAATGTAGATGTTGA